In Nicotiana tabacum cultivar K326 chromosome 11, ASM71507v2, whole genome shotgun sequence, a single window of DNA contains:
- the LOC107800655 gene encoding uncharacterized protein LOC107800655, whose protein sequence is MVTGKRLAGELMFEFPDCMVCHADSFYIGNPIPSLNIDDKLKNGDTYFVFPLDYFSSSNVLSASSLASLGSNPRRVPVSFKNPIFQYIKAENGRLLIKVSPEFIIKLLTRGNEDVSQDNIATTSPSDGKYLCSTPELKKHYEQLVGPKGQVWSPKLETISEYKIRYSPCRFIGLEWKQKEE, encoded by the coding sequence ATGGTCACCGGAAAAAGGCTAGCCGGAGAGCTAATGTTCGAGTTCCCGGACTGCATGGTTTGCCATGCAGACTCATTCTATATTGGAAACCCTATTCCATCCTTAAACATCGATGATAAGCTCAAAAATGGCGACACATACTTCGTTTTCCCTCTAGATTACTTCTCATCAAGCAACGTGCTCTCGGCCTCTTCTCTTGCTTCCCTGGGCTCGAACCCTAGACGAGTACCTGTTAGTTTCAAGAACCCTATATTTCAATATATTAAGGCGGAAAATGGTAGGCTTTTGATAAAAGTGTCACCGGAGTTCATAATTAAGCTTCTTACAAGAGGAAACGAAGATGTATCACAAGATAATATTGCAACTACAAGTCCTAGTGATGGTAAGTATTTATGTAGCACACCTGAGTTGAAGAAACATTATGAACAATTGGTTGGTCCAAAAGGACAAGTTTGGTCACCAAAGCTTGAGACTATTTCTGAATACAAAATTAGGTATTCTCCTTGTAGGTTTATAGGTTTGGAATGGAAGCAGAAAGaagaatga